From the genome of Streptomyces sp. NBC_01260, one region includes:
- a CDS encoding SCO family protein, with the protein MVKKSVLAAALVAAAALTLSACGGSDNDSKKPIADVSTEARTKAATVLDDPFTKPNLVLTDTHGKKYDLREKTKGKPTLIYFGYTTCPDVCPLIMSNIAIAKKSLPEADRDKLQVVFVTTNPEQDTPSSLGSWLKSQDSSFIGLTGDFPTIQAGARQIGIGIDAPKKEKDGTVISMHGSQVIAFSPKTDKGYVLYGEDTTPDDYTKDLPKIIKGEKP; encoded by the coding sequence ATGGTTAAGAAGTCTGTGCTGGCCGCGGCGCTCGTCGCCGCGGCCGCACTCACCCTGTCCGCCTGCGGCGGCAGTGACAACGACAGCAAGAAGCCGATCGCCGACGTCTCGACGGAGGCGAGGACCAAGGCCGCGACGGTGCTCGACGATCCGTTCACCAAGCCGAATCTCGTCCTGACCGACACCCACGGCAAGAAGTACGACCTGCGCGAGAAGACCAAGGGCAAGCCGACGCTCATCTACTTCGGCTACACCACGTGCCCCGACGTCTGCCCGCTCATCATGAGCAACATCGCGATCGCCAAGAAGTCCCTCCCCGAGGCGGACCGGGACAAGCTCCAGGTCGTCTTCGTGACCACCAACCCGGAGCAGGACACCCCGTCCTCGCTGGGCAGCTGGCTCAAGTCCCAGGACTCGTCCTTCATCGGTCTCACCGGCGACTTCCCGACCATCCAGGCGGGCGCCCGGCAGATCGGCATCGGTATCGACGCGCCGAAGAAGGAGAAGGACGGCACGGTCATCTCGATGCACGGCTCGCAGGTCATCGCGTTCTCCCCGAAGACCGACAAGGGGTACGTGCTGTACGGCGAGGACACCACGCCCGACGACTACACCAAGGACCTCCCCAAGATCATCAAGGGGGAGAAGCCGTGA
- a CDS encoding copper chaperone PCu(A)C, producing MNRRTALAGVLALSTGLTLAGCSSSDSKPELKVSGAFMPQPVNDMAAGFLVVQNSGGSSDRLTSVTSPLSDDVTIHETKNQTMRMVTSFTVPAGGELDLERGGNHIMFMKLKQRPKQGDKVSVELHFEKTDPIKVDLPVKETTHNPKKQ from the coding sequence GTGAACCGCCGCACCGCCCTCGCCGGCGTCCTGGCCCTCTCCACGGGGCTGACGCTGGCGGGGTGCTCCTCCTCGGACAGCAAGCCGGAGCTGAAGGTCAGCGGCGCGTTCATGCCGCAGCCCGTCAACGACATGGCGGCCGGCTTCCTCGTCGTGCAGAACAGCGGCGGCAGCTCCGACCGGCTCACCTCCGTCACCAGCCCGCTCTCGGACGACGTCACGATCCACGAGACGAAGAACCAGACGATGCGCATGGTGACGTCCTTCACGGTACCCGCGGGCGGTGAGCTGGACCTGGAACGCGGTGGAAACCACATCATGTTCATGAAGCTCAAGCAGCGGCCCAAGCAGGGCGACAAGGTGTCCGTGGAGCTGCACTTCGAGAAGACCGACCCGATCAAGGTCGACCTTCCCGTGAAGGAGACCACCCACAACCCGAAGAAGCAGTGA
- a CDS encoding copper resistance CopC/CopD family protein: MTATAPHFGPPPSVSATRRPLAKAGLLAALVGVVFGLLLAVAGPASAHAALTGSDPQDGAVVDTAPKQVTLTFSEQVAVGEGSIRILDPNGKRADTEAAPLDLHSGSTVKYGVALHTGLPDGTYTVAWQAVSADSHPVSGAFTFSIGAPSETTVALPENEAGGGLVGTLYDIARYAAYAGFIVLAGGAAFVLACWQRGAGARPLQRLVVRGWMTLTAATLAMLLLRNPYTGSGKLADAFDLDGLKAVLDTKPGAALVSRLLLLGASALFIAVLFGAYAKREDEREKKDLTFGLAIGGAVIAAGIAGTWALAEHASTGIQPGIAMPVDVLHLLAVATWLGGLAALLVALYRTPDVTADAVRRFSRIAFGSVLVVAATGIYQSWRQLGSWSALTGTGYGQLLLVKVGLVAVLVGVASVSRRWTARLAAGGVAVAAPKAETEAAAEAGTPAAEAAPDPEPDLMSQDPASQDATSQDPARAVQLARQKAAVATAERKRVRDADPDRSGLRRSVLAEVGVAVALLAVTTILTSTEPGRTEEEAARASSAAAAPAASGPVNLTLPFDTGGENGKGTVRVDIDPGRTGTNVLHLWIEDVNGKAMDVPEVKVALTLKSKDIGPLPVVPVRLAEGHWTSTGVQIPIAGNWNVSATVRTSDIDQTTVDKNVKIG; the protein is encoded by the coding sequence ATGACAGCCACCGCCCCGCACTTCGGGCCGCCCCCGTCCGTATCCGCCACACGCCGGCCGCTCGCCAAGGCCGGACTCCTCGCCGCTCTGGTCGGCGTGGTGTTCGGTCTGCTGCTGGCGGTCGCGGGTCCCGCGTCGGCTCACGCCGCGCTCACCGGGAGCGATCCGCAGGACGGGGCGGTGGTCGACACCGCACCCAAACAGGTCACGCTGACCTTCTCCGAGCAGGTCGCCGTGGGCGAGGGCTCCATCCGGATCCTGGACCCGAACGGCAAGCGCGCCGACACCGAGGCCGCCCCGCTCGATCTGCACAGCGGCTCCACCGTGAAATACGGCGTCGCCCTGCACACCGGCCTGCCCGACGGCACGTACACCGTCGCCTGGCAGGCCGTCTCCGCCGACAGCCATCCGGTCTCCGGCGCCTTCACCTTCTCCATCGGCGCCCCCTCCGAGACCACCGTCGCCCTCCCGGAGAACGAGGCCGGGGGCGGTCTCGTCGGCACGCTCTACGACATCGCGCGCTACGCCGCGTACGCCGGCTTCATCGTGCTCGCCGGCGGCGCCGCCTTCGTGCTGGCCTGCTGGCAGCGCGGGGCGGGCGCGCGCCCGCTGCAACGCCTCGTGGTGCGCGGCTGGATGACCCTCACCGCGGCCACCCTCGCCATGCTGCTGCTGCGCAACCCGTACACCGGTTCCGGGAAGCTCGCGGACGCCTTCGACCTCGACGGGCTGAAGGCGGTCCTCGACACCAAGCCCGGCGCCGCACTCGTCTCGCGGCTGCTGCTGCTCGGTGCCAGTGCGCTGTTCATCGCCGTGCTGTTCGGGGCCTACGCGAAGCGCGAGGACGAGCGCGAGAAGAAGGACCTCACCTTCGGCCTCGCCATCGGCGGCGCGGTCATCGCCGCCGGGATCGCCGGGACCTGGGCCCTCGCCGAGCACGCGTCGACCGGTATCCAGCCGGGGATCGCCATGCCGGTCGATGTCCTCCATCTGCTGGCCGTAGCGACCTGGCTGGGCGGGCTCGCGGCCCTGCTGGTCGCGCTGTACCGCACCCCCGACGTCACCGCCGACGCCGTACGGCGCTTCTCCCGGATCGCGTTCGGCAGTGTCCTCGTGGTCGCCGCCACCGGGATCTACCAGTCCTGGCGCCAGCTCGGCTCATGGTCCGCGCTGACCGGCACCGGGTACGGGCAGCTGCTGCTCGTGAAGGTGGGGCTCGTCGCGGTCCTCGTCGGCGTCGCATCGGTCTCACGCCGGTGGACGGCGCGGCTGGCGGCCGGCGGGGTCGCGGTCGCGGCCCCGAAGGCTGAGACCGAGGCAGCGGCCGAAGCAGGCACACCCGCAGCCGAAGCCGCGCCCGACCCGGAGCCGGACCTGATGTCACAGGACCCGGCGTCGCAAGATGCCACCTCGCAGGACCCGGCGCGGGCCGTCCAGCTCGCCCGCCAGAAGGCCGCCGTGGCAACCGCCGAGAGGAAGCGGGTGCGTGATGCCGACCCCGACCGCTCCGGCCTCCGCCGCTCGGTGCTGGCCGAAGTCGGCGTCGCGGTGGCTCTGCTGGCGGTGACCACCATCCTGACCTCGACCGAGCCCGGCCGTACCGAGGAGGAGGCGGCCCGTGCGTCGAGCGCGGCCGCCGCCCCCGCGGCAAGCGGTCCCGTCAACCTCACGCTGCCTTTCGACACCGGCGGCGAGAACGGCAAGGGCACGGTCCGGGTGGACATCGACCCGGGCCGTACCGGGACCAATGTGCTCCACCTCTGGATCGAGGACGTCAACGGGAAGGCCATGGACGTCCCCGAGGTGAAGGTCGCCCTCACCCTGAAGTCCAAGGACATCGGCCCCCTTCCGGTGGTCCCGGTCCGGCTGGCCGAGGGGCACTGGACATCCACCGGCGTCCAGATCCCGATAGCGGGCAACTGGAACGTCTCGGCGACCGTACGGACGTCGGACATCGACCAGACGACGGTCGACAAGAACGTGAAGATCGGCTGA
- the efeB gene encoding iron uptake transporter deferrochelatase/peroxidase subunit, protein MGSHPGNKRPGEDAVPGTTGALSRRRLLGSAGVAGAAGLVLGAAGGATGYAATRDKAPTALTSVGSSEVMFHGKHQPGITTPLQASGHLIAFDLVPGAGRKEAAALMRRWSAAAQRLMAGEPTAGGAADGTGHDTGIALDAGPSSLTVTFGFGATFFERTGLVGRRPPGLDPLPPFSADHLDTARSNGDLWVQIGADDALVAFHALRAVQKEAASTATVRWQMNGFNRTPGATAKPMTARNLMGQIDGTGNPKPADTDFDRRVFVPSGADEATYEWLAGGSYAVVRRIRMLLDDWEKLPVERQERVIGRRKADGAPLSGGTETTDMDLDKAGPDGKLLIPDNAHARISSPERNSGAAMLRRPFSYHDGIATDGTPDAGLLFICWQADPLRGFVPVQRKLDRGDALSPFLRHEASGLFAVPGGAAAGEYVGQRLLES, encoded by the coding sequence ATCGGTTCACACCCCGGGAACAAGCGGCCCGGCGAAGATGCCGTGCCCGGGACCACCGGCGCCCTCTCCCGGCGGCGGCTGCTCGGCTCGGCGGGTGTGGCAGGGGCCGCCGGGCTGGTGCTCGGGGCGGCCGGCGGTGCGACCGGCTACGCCGCGACGCGGGACAAGGCGCCGACCGCGCTGACCTCCGTCGGCTCCTCAGAGGTGATGTTTCACGGGAAACATCAGCCGGGGATCACCACCCCGCTTCAGGCGAGCGGCCATCTCATCGCCTTCGACCTGGTCCCCGGCGCCGGCCGGAAGGAGGCGGCCGCCCTGATGCGCCGCTGGTCAGCCGCCGCGCAGCGGCTGATGGCGGGCGAGCCCACCGCCGGTGGCGCGGCGGACGGTACGGGGCACGACACCGGCATCGCGCTGGATGCCGGGCCGTCCTCACTGACCGTCACCTTCGGCTTCGGCGCCACCTTCTTCGAACGCACGGGCCTGGTCGGCCGCCGGCCACCGGGACTCGACCCGCTGCCGCCGTTCTCCGCCGACCACCTCGACACCGCCCGCTCCAACGGCGACCTCTGGGTGCAGATCGGCGCCGACGACGCTCTCGTCGCGTTCCACGCGCTGCGAGCCGTACAGAAGGAGGCCGCTTCGACGGCCACCGTGCGCTGGCAGATGAACGGGTTCAACCGCACACCCGGCGCCACCGCCAAGCCGATGACCGCCCGCAACCTGATGGGCCAGATCGACGGCACCGGTAATCCGAAACCGGCCGACACCGACTTCGACCGGCGCGTCTTCGTCCCGTCCGGCGCCGATGAAGCGACGTACGAATGGCTGGCCGGCGGCTCGTACGCGGTCGTCCGGCGGATCAGGATGCTGCTCGACGACTGGGAAAAGCTCCCGGTGGAGCGCCAGGAACGGGTCATCGGCAGACGCAAGGCGGACGGCGCCCCCCTGAGCGGCGGCACCGAGACCACCGACATGGATCTCGACAAGGCGGGCCCCGACGGCAAGCTGCTGATCCCCGACAACGCCCACGCCCGGATCTCCTCCCCCGAGCGCAACAGCGGAGCGGCCATGCTCCGCCGCCCGTTCTCGTACCACGACGGCATCGCCACGGACGGCACCCCGGACGCCGGACTGCTGTTCATCTGCTGGCAGGCGGATCCGCTGCGGGGCTTCGTACCGGTGCAGCGCAAACTCGACCGGGGAGACGCCCTGTCGCCCTTCCTCCGCCACGAGGCGAGCGGCCTCTTCGCGGTGCCGGGTGGTGCGGCGGCCGGGGAGTACGTGGGACAGCGGTTGCTGGAGTCCTGA
- the pheA gene encoding prephenate dehydratase has protein sequence MSATRYAYLGPEGTFTEVALRTLPEAATRELVPMVSVPAALDAVRNGTAAAALVPIENSVEGGITTTLDQLTSGEPLMIYREVLLSITFALLVRPGTKLSDVKTVTAHPAAQPQVRNWMAAHLPQAVWESAASNADGARLVQEGRYDAAFAGEFAAATYGLEPLVTEIHDAENAQTRFVLVGRPARPAAPTGADKTSVVIWLGDDHPGALLELLQEFAVRGVNLMLIQSRPTGAGIGNYCFAVDAEGHISDRRVGEALMGLKRICPNVRFLGSYPRAGVTPADVRRLRPGTSDAEFTVASDWLARNQDGRA, from the coding sequence ATGTCCGCCACGCGCTACGCCTATCTCGGTCCCGAAGGCACCTTCACCGAGGTCGCCCTCCGTACGCTCCCGGAAGCCGCCACCCGTGAGCTCGTCCCGATGGTCTCCGTGCCGGCGGCCCTGGACGCGGTGCGCAACGGCACGGCCGCCGCGGCACTCGTCCCGATCGAGAACTCCGTCGAGGGCGGCATCACCACCACCCTCGACCAGCTGACCAGCGGTGAACCGCTGATGATCTACCGCGAGGTGCTGCTGTCCATCACCTTCGCGCTGCTCGTACGCCCCGGTACCAAGCTGTCCGACGTCAAGACGGTCACCGCGCACCCGGCCGCACAGCCGCAGGTACGCAACTGGATGGCCGCCCACCTCCCGCAGGCCGTATGGGAGTCGGCGGCGTCCAACGCGGACGGTGCACGGCTCGTGCAGGAGGGGCGGTACGACGCCGCCTTCGCCGGTGAGTTCGCCGCGGCGACGTACGGGCTCGAACCGCTGGTGACCGAGATCCACGACGCGGAGAACGCCCAGACCCGTTTCGTGCTGGTGGGCCGCCCGGCCCGGCCGGCGGCGCCGACCGGTGCGGACAAGACGTCGGTGGTCATCTGGCTGGGCGACGACCATCCCGGTGCGCTGCTCGAACTGCTCCAGGAGTTCGCGGTGCGCGGGGTGAACCTGATGCTGATCCAGTCCCGGCCGACGGGCGCGGGCATCGGGAACTACTGCTTCGCGGTGGACGCCGAGGGCCATATCTCCGACCGCCGGGTGGGCGAGGCGCTGATGGGGCTGAAGCGGATCTGCCCGAACGTCCGCTTCCTCGGCTCTTATCCGCGGGCGGGCGTGACGCCGGCGGACGTACGCCGGCTGCGTCCGGGTACGTCGGACGCGGAGTTCACGGTGGCCTCGGACTGGCTGGCCCGGAACCAGGACGGGCGGGCCTGA
- the serS gene encoding serine--tRNA ligase yields the protein MIDLRLLREDPDRVRASQRARGEDVELVDALLSADERRRSSGVRFDELRSEQKSLGKLIPKASPQERAELLKKAEQLKVDVKAADAAQDEADEEARNLLLRLGNIVHADVPVGGEEDFVVLETHGTIRDFGAEGFEPKDHLELGEALGAIDMERGAKVSGSRFYYLTGVGALLELALVNAAIAQATEAGFIPMLTPALVRPRAMEGTGFLGQAAENVYHLEKDDYYLVGTSEVPLAAYHMDEIIDADKLPLRYAGFSPCFRREAGTYGKDTRGIFRVHQFDKVEMFSYVDPADAEAEHQRLLDWEKQWLTALGLPFQVIDVATGDLGSSASRKFDCEAWIPTQGKYRELTSASNCDGFQARRLSVRMRDTRDGKKVLQPLSTLNGTLCAVPRTIVAILENHQLADGSVRVPEVLRPYLGGREVLEPVAK from the coding sequence GTGATTGACCTTCGCCTGCTTCGTGAGGACCCCGACCGTGTTCGCGCCTCCCAGCGCGCCCGTGGAGAGGACGTCGAACTCGTCGACGCCCTTCTCTCCGCCGACGAGCGGCGCAGGTCGTCCGGGGTTCGGTTCGACGAACTCCGTTCCGAGCAGAAATCGCTCGGCAAGCTCATCCCCAAGGCCTCCCCTCAGGAGCGCGCCGAGCTCCTGAAGAAGGCCGAGCAGCTCAAGGTCGACGTCAAGGCGGCCGACGCGGCGCAGGACGAGGCCGACGAGGAGGCCAGGAACCTCCTGCTGCGACTCGGCAACATCGTCCACGCGGACGTGCCGGTCGGCGGCGAGGAGGACTTCGTCGTCCTGGAGACGCACGGCACCATCCGCGACTTCGGTGCCGAGGGCTTCGAGCCCAAGGACCACCTGGAGCTCGGCGAGGCGCTCGGCGCGATCGACATGGAGCGCGGCGCCAAGGTGTCCGGCTCGCGCTTCTACTACCTGACGGGCGTCGGCGCACTGCTGGAGCTCGCCCTCGTCAACGCGGCGATCGCCCAGGCCACCGAGGCCGGCTTCATCCCGATGCTCACCCCGGCGCTGGTCCGTCCGCGCGCCATGGAGGGCACCGGCTTCCTCGGCCAGGCCGCGGAGAACGTGTACCACCTGGAGAAGGACGACTACTACCTGGTCGGCACCTCCGAGGTACCGCTCGCGGCGTACCACATGGACGAGATCATCGACGCGGACAAGCTGCCGCTGCGCTACGCGGGCTTCTCGCCGTGCTTCCGCCGCGAGGCCGGTACGTACGGCAAGGACACCCGTGGCATCTTCCGGGTGCACCAGTTCGACAAGGTCGAGATGTTCTCGTACGTCGACCCGGCGGACGCCGAGGCCGAGCACCAGCGGCTGCTGGACTGGGAGAAGCAGTGGCTCACCGCTCTCGGGCTGCCCTTCCAGGTGATCGATGTCGCCACCGGCGATCTGGGGTCCTCGGCCTCCAGGAAGTTCGACTGCGAGGCGTGGATCCCGACGCAGGGCAAGTACCGCGAGCTGACCTCCGCGTCCAACTGCGACGGTTTCCAGGCCCGCCGGCTGTCCGTGCGGATGCGTGACACCCGCGACGGCAAGAAGGTGCTCCAGCCGCTGTCCACGCTGAACGGCACGCTCTGCGCCGTACCGCGCACCATCGTGGCGATCCTGGAGAACCACCAGCTGGCCGACGGTTCGGTGCGGGTGCCCGAGGTGCTCCGTCCGTACCTGGGCGGGCGTGAGGTTCTGGAGCCGGTCGCCAAGTGA
- a CDS encoding HAD family hydrolase: MTFPYKLVATDLDGTLLREDDTVSGRTREALAAVTAAGAAHIIVTGRAVPWTRHILDDLGYEGLAVCGQGAQVYHAGERKLLTSLTLDRQLAGLALSKVEAEVGPLALAASRDGLDGEVLVGPGYRVQEGPLPAVFIQDAAEMWAAPLNKVYIQHPDLDDDALAKAARAAVGNLVDVVMAGPGVVEILPLGLSKATGLSLAARRLGVKAADTIAFGDMPNDIPMFAWSRHGVAMANAHEDLKAVAHEVTTSNEDDGIAVVLEQLLQRPSGPAA, from the coding sequence GTGACCTTTCCCTACAAGCTCGTCGCGACCGACCTCGACGGCACCCTGCTGCGTGAGGACGACACGGTCTCCGGGCGCACGCGCGAGGCACTGGCCGCGGTCACCGCGGCCGGTGCGGCGCACATCATCGTCACCGGCCGCGCGGTCCCGTGGACCCGGCACATCCTGGACGACCTGGGCTACGAGGGCCTGGCGGTCTGCGGCCAGGGCGCGCAGGTCTACCACGCGGGCGAGCGCAAGCTGCTGACCTCGCTGACCCTGGACCGGCAGCTCGCCGGTCTCGCACTGTCCAAGGTCGAGGCGGAGGTCGGCCCGCTGGCGCTGGCGGCCAGCCGTGACGGGCTGGACGGCGAGGTGCTGGTCGGTCCGGGCTACCGCGTGCAGGAGGGTCCGCTGCCGGCCGTCTTCATACAGGACGCGGCCGAGATGTGGGCGGCCCCGCTCAACAAGGTCTACATCCAGCACCCGGATCTGGACGACGACGCACTGGCGAAGGCCGCCCGAGCGGCGGTCGGCAACCTGGTCGACGTGGTCATGGCCGGCCCCGGGGTCGTGGAGATCCTGCCGCTGGGGCTCAGCAAGGCCACCGGCCTCTCGCTCGCCGCGCGCCGGCTGGGGGTGAAGGCGGCGGACACGATCGCCTTTGGTGACATGCCGAACGACATCCCGATGTTCGCCTGGTCGCGGCACGGTGTGGCGATGGCCAACGCGCACGAGGATCTGAAGGCCGTGGCCCACGAGGTCACCACGTCGAACGAGGACGACGGGATCGCCGTGGTGCTGGAGCAGCTGCTCCAGCGGCCTTCGGGGCCGGCTGCCTGA
- a CDS encoding ABC transporter permease, producing the protein MYDPTVARLTYRALLGRRRAAILFILPALLVIIAVAVRMFAGADDQVASDVLGGFAIATMVPLIGVIAGTGAIGPEIDDGSIVYLLAKPVTRPTIIFTKLIVAIAVTMVFSAVPTLVAGLILNGNGQQIAVAYTIAALVASIAYSALFLLLGTVSRHAVVLGLVYALVWEALFGSLVPGARTLSVQQWSLALAEKVGGGGAITSDVGLPLATVLLIAVTVAATWYAGQKLRTLKLAGEE; encoded by the coding sequence ATGTACGACCCCACAGTCGCCCGGCTCACCTACCGGGCCCTGCTCGGCCGGCGCCGGGCCGCCATCCTCTTCATCCTGCCCGCACTGCTGGTGATCATCGCGGTGGCGGTACGGATGTTCGCCGGGGCCGATGACCAGGTCGCCTCGGATGTGCTGGGCGGCTTCGCCATCGCCACCATGGTGCCGCTGATCGGCGTGATCGCCGGAACCGGAGCCATCGGTCCGGAGATCGACGACGGCTCGATCGTCTACCTGCTGGCCAAGCCGGTGACCCGGCCGACGATCATCTTCACCAAGCTGATCGTGGCCATCGCCGTGACGATGGTGTTCTCGGCGGTGCCGACCCTGGTCGCCGGCCTGATCCTCAACGGCAACGGCCAGCAGATCGCGGTGGCCTACACGATCGCCGCCCTGGTCGCCTCGATCGCCTACAGCGCGCTGTTCCTGCTGCTGGGCACGGTCAGCCGGCACGCGGTGGTCCTCGGACTCGTCTACGCGCTGGTGTGGGAGGCCCTCTTCGGCAGCCTGGTCCCCGGTGCGCGCACGCTCAGCGTCCAGCAGTGGTCTCTCGCGCTGGCCGAGAAGGTCGGCGGGGGCGGCGCCATCACCTCCGACGTCGGACTGCCGCTCGCGACGGTGCTGCTGATCGCGGTCACCGTGGCGGCGACCTGGTACGCGGGCCAGAAGCTGCGCACCCTGAAGCTCGCCGGCGAGGAGTGA
- a CDS encoding ABC transporter ATP-binding protein: MTTIEIDHTSRWFGNVVAVNDVSMTVGPGVTGLLGPNGAGKSTLINMMAGFLAPSTGTVTLDGKAIWRNEAVYREIGIVPEREGMYDFLTGREFVVANAELHGLGDAEAAAALVTVQMEYAQDRKISTYSKGMRQRVKMASALVHDPSVLLLDEPFNGMDPRQRMQLMELLRRMGAEGRTVLFSSHILEEVEQLASHIEVIVAGRHAASGDFRKIRRLMTDRPHRYLVRSSDDRALAAALIADPSTAGIEVDLSEKALRIQAVDFGRFTTLLPKVAREQGIRLLTVSPSDESLESVFSYLVAA; this comes from the coding sequence GTGACCACCATCGAGATCGACCACACCTCCCGCTGGTTCGGCAATGTGGTCGCCGTCAACGACGTGAGCATGACCGTGGGGCCGGGTGTCACCGGTCTGCTGGGTCCCAACGGCGCGGGCAAGTCCACGCTGATCAACATGATGGCCGGATTCCTCGCCCCGTCCACGGGTACCGTCACGCTCGACGGCAAGGCGATCTGGCGCAACGAAGCCGTGTACCGGGAGATCGGCATCGTGCCGGAGCGGGAGGGCATGTACGACTTCCTGACCGGCCGCGAATTCGTGGTGGCCAACGCGGAACTGCACGGTCTCGGCGACGCCGAGGCGGCAGCCGCGCTGGTCACGGTCCAGATGGAGTACGCGCAGGACCGCAAGATCTCGACGTACAGCAAGGGCATGCGCCAGCGCGTGAAGATGGCCTCCGCGCTGGTCCACGACCCGTCCGTGCTGCTGCTCGACGAGCCGTTCAACGGAATGGACCCGCGCCAGCGGATGCAGCTGATGGAACTGCTGCGACGGATGGGAGCGGAGGGTCGCACGGTCCTCTTCTCCTCCCACATCCTCGAAGAGGTCGAGCAACTCGCCTCGCACATCGAGGTGATCGTGGCCGGACGGCACGCCGCGTCCGGCGACTTCCGGAAGATCCGCCGGCTGATGACGGACCGCCCGCACCGCTACCTCGTACGGTCCAGCGACGACCGCGCGCTCGCTGCCGCGCTCATCGCCGACCCGTCGACAGCCGGCATCGAAGTGGACCTGAGCGAGAAGGCCCTGCGCATCCAGGCGGTCGACTTCGGACGCTTCACCACGCTGCTGCCGAAGGTGGCACGCGAGCAGGGCATCCGGCTGCTGACCGTTTCGCCGTCCGACGAATCCCTCGAATCGGTCTTTTCCTATCTCGTAGCGGCCTGA
- a CDS encoding ABC transporter permease — MSTETGVATGSETSRIHNIGYRAYDGPRLGRAYARRSLYSQSLRGTFGLGRSAKSKVLPMLLFGVMCLVAAIIVAVAINIPDSTKLPVKYTSYAVYLQAVIGLFLASQAPQSVSRDLRFKSVPLYFSRPIERGDYVAAKFAAMASALFVLTGVPLVILYAGALLGKFDFGDQTKWFAQGMVSVALLSVLFAGLGLVMAALTPRRGFGVAAVIAVLTISYGAVSTVQGIAWSTGSTGAVPWLGLFSPITLIDGVQTAFLGATSAFPGGEGPGAGAGVVYLIVVLALVAGSYAVLMRRYRRVGL, encoded by the coding sequence ATGAGCACTGAGACCGGCGTCGCGACCGGGAGCGAGACCTCCCGGATCCACAACATCGGCTATCGCGCCTACGACGGCCCGCGCCTCGGCCGCGCCTACGCACGCCGCTCGCTCTACTCGCAGTCCCTGCGCGGTACTTTCGGGCTCGGCCGCTCGGCCAAGTCCAAGGTGCTGCCCATGCTGCTGTTCGGCGTGATGTGCCTGGTCGCGGCGATCATCGTGGCAGTGGCCATCAACATCCCCGACTCGACGAAGCTGCCGGTCAAGTACACCTCGTACGCGGTCTATCTCCAGGCGGTCATCGGCCTGTTCCTCGCCTCGCAGGCACCGCAGTCGGTCTCCAGGGACCTTCGTTTCAAGAGCGTGCCGCTGTACTTCTCCCGGCCGATCGAACGGGGCGACTACGTCGCCGCCAAGTTCGCCGCCATGGCCTCCGCACTCTTCGTCCTCACCGGTGTGCCGCTTGTCATCCTCTACGCGGGCGCACTGCTGGGGAAGTTCGACTTCGGCGACCAGACCAAGTGGTTCGCCCAGGGAATGGTGTCGGTGGCTCTGCTGTCCGTACTCTTCGCCGGCCTCGGCCTCGTGATGGCCGCCCTCACCCCGCGCCGGGGCTTCGGTGTCGCTGCCGTGATCGCCGTACTCACCATCTCCTACGGTGCGGTCTCCACCGTCCAGGGAATCGCCTGGTCGACCGGGTCCACCGGAGCCGTCCCGTGGCTGGGGCTCTTCTCCCCGATCACCCTGATCGACGGTGTGCAGACCGCGTTCCTCGGCGCCACCTCCGCCTTCCCCGGAGGGGAAGGCCCGGGAGCCGGTGCCGGAGTGGTCTATCTGATCGTTGTTCTCGCGCTCGTCGCCGGCTCGTACGCCGTACTGATGCGCCGCTACCGGAGGGTCGGGCTGTGA